One window of the Lachancea thermotolerans CBS 6340 chromosome A complete sequence genome contains the following:
- the GAL1 gene encoding galactokinase (similar to uniprot|P04385 Saccharomyces cerevisiae YBR020W GAL1 Galactokinase phosphorylates alpha-D-galactose to alpha-D-galactose-1-phosphate in the first step of galactose catabolism expression regulated by Gal4p and similar to YDR009W uniprot|P13045 Saccharomyces cerevisiae YDR009W GAL3 Transcriptional regulator involved in activation of the GAL genes in response to galactose forms a complex with Gal80p and Gal4p to relieve inhibition by Gal80p binds galactose and ATP but does not have galactokinase activity): protein MILSNELTSLKLPMSVHSFDTKGLPAGLRPRVSRIVNDFQSVYGQTPHFVSRSPGRVNLIGDHIDYVDFSVLPMAIDADLLCAVGVLSTEDIPSITLINEDPKFAQRKFDLPLDGSDISIDPSVSDWSNYFKCGLLVAQQHLKTQFPQKFQEAPLAGMEMYVSGNVPTGGGLSSSAAFICAVALAVIRSNTSSNYKVSKQVLTQITVKAEHYVGVNNGGMDQAASVCGESEHALYVEFQPQLKATPFKFPELQNSEIQFIIANTMVVSNKVETAPTNYNLRVVEVTVAANVLASKFKVALQRTGNLEKGTLREFMDAYYSRYHGVSEPWDGNAEDGIIRLTEMLHVVEKSLTQQEGYSVQDAATALQCSQQEFARDYLTNFPVRFEALKLYQRAKHVFSEALRVLLALKLLTSRKSEGDQRFLESFGDLMNESQKSCDTLYGCSCPETDELCRIAKANGAYGSRLTGAGWGGCTVHLVTRDNAEQVRSALANQYYRKRFRNMPSEELREAVFISKPAQGSCLFEI, encoded by the coding sequence ATGATTTTGTCCAACGAGCTCACGTCTCTCAAACTTCCCATGTCAGTCCATTCTTTTGACACTAAAGGCCTGCCCGCTGGACTTAGGCCTCGGGTGAGCCGCATAGTCAACGACTTCCAATCAGTGTATGGCCAAACGCCGCATTTCGTTAGCAGGTCGCCAGGAAGAGTAAACCTTATAGGCGACCACATTGACTACGTCGATTTTTCGGTACTTCCCATGGCCATCGATGCCGACTTGCTGTGCGCGGTAGGCGTTTTATCGACAGAAGACATTCCATCTATTACTTTAATAAATGAAGATCCAAAGTTTGCGCAGCGCAAGTTCGACCTTCCCCTGGACGGATCTGATATTTCGATTGACCCATCGGTATCAGATTGGTCGAATTACTTCAAATGCGGACTCCTTGTTGCGCAACAACACCTTAAAACGCAAtttcctcaaaaattcCAAGAAGCGCCCCTGGCGGGAATGGAGATGTACGTGAGCGGTAACGTGCCTACCGGAGGAGGGCTTTCCTCTTCTGCGGCATTCATATGCGCAGTTGCCCTGGCTGTAATTCGCTCGAATACCAGTAGCAACTACAAAGTATCCAAGCAGGTGCTCACACAGATAACAGTTAAAGCCGAGCACTATGTTGGGGTCAACAATGGAGGAATGGACCAGGCTGCATCTGTCTGCGGTGAGTCAGAACACGCGCTGTATGTGGAGTTTCAGCCGCAATTGAAGGCCACGCCTTTCAAATTCCCCGAGCTGCAAAACTCAGAAATCCAGTTCATCATCGCCAACACAATGGTAGTCTCAAATAAGGTTGAAACCGCACCCACTAATTACAACTTAcgagttgttgaagttaCAGTGGCAGCCAACGTTCTGGCATCTAAATTCAAGGTCGCGTTACAAAGGACGGGGAATCTGGAGAAGGGTACACTGCGAGAGTTCATGGACGCTTACTATTCGCGATACCACGGCGTGTCGGAACCCTGGGACGGCAACGCAGAAGACGGAATCATCAGGTTGACCGAAATGCTGCATGTTGTCGAGAAGTCACTGACGCAACAGGAAGGATACTCGGTCCAAGACGCGGCGACGGCGCTGCAATGCTCCCAGCAGGAGTTTGCGAGAGATTACCTTACCAATTTTCCGGTCCGGTTCGAGGCGCTGAAGCTATACCAGAGAGCCAAGCATGTGTTCTCCGAGGCACTGCGCGTGCTGCTAGCCTTGAAGCTACTGACAAGCAGGAAGTCCGAGGGTGACCAGCGGTTTTTGGAATCTTTTGGTGATCTGATGAACGAGTCCCAAAAGTCATGTGACACGCTGTACGGATGTTCGTGTCCCGAGACCGACGAGCTCTGCCGCATAGCCAAGGCCAATGGCGCGTACGGGTCGAGGCTCACAGGCGCCGGCTGGGGCGGCTGTACTGTCCACTTGGTTACGAGAGACAACGCGGAGCAAGTCCGGAGCGCTCTTGCGAACCAGTACTACCGCAAAAGATTCAGAAACATGCCTTCAGAGGAACTGCGCGAGGCAGTGTTCATTTCAAAGCCTGCACAGGGCAGCTGTCTATTCGAGATATGA
- the SNQ2 gene encoding ATP-binding cassette transporter SNQ2 (similar to uniprot|P32568 Saccharomyces cerevisiae YDR011W SNQ2 ABC transporter), whose translation MSADVQAKSGAEPRSGAASSRSEAEHEAAYTGPGTKEEFQDARQSDGQAARDHIVRLMARRTSSVGEEEDLDPEVLSRVETLARTLSSHRMRNGVLQVDPDDFDAEAIIRAHVRGSEEQGIHLRRAGVIGENFTVVGKDCSSVEAQTFEDILLLPRTIFRGIREAKNRKTRDIVRNANILARPGEMILVLGRPGAGCSSFLKTVSGEVDNFEEVRGEISYDGISQKEMMAKFKTDVIYNGETDVHFPHLTVQQTLDFALSCTTPQKRLDNASRSEYITAMRELYGTIFGLRHTYNTKVGNDFVRGVSGGERKRVSIAEALASRGSIYCWDNATRGLDASTALEFAQAIRIMTNLQKSVAFVTIYQASENIYECFDKVTVLFDGRQIYYGHVEDAKAYFKKLGFLCPARQASAEFLTALTDPNGLHEYVPGFENKVPRTADEFEKLWLESQEYQDLLKDIDNYKRETEAEKTKELFSASLAQEKSKLNRKKSKYTVSFAEQVKLCTKRGVQRIYGDKAYTITNLIASIIQSLVSGSLYYNLPSGVSGAFSRGGVFYFSILYVSLMGLAKISLDGRPVVQKHKSYSLYHPAAEALATSLSEFPFRFLSQTCFYIIIYFLSGLTREANRFFTSFLFLILCSESINAFFELITAFSSSVAQANSIAGTSLMALVLYSTYMIQLESMHPWFKWISYCIPIRYTFESMLNSEFHARKMDCTGSIIPAGPAYANVATENQVCAFVGSKPGQDYVNGDDYIKANYGYKYDHTWRNLGFLFAFLAVYVALKCLITELNTTSMGSGDTLVFKKGAKRVSPSSDEESREKSLTMSEAKKNLDSNASTSGSSAEALQGLKSTGIFIWRNVCYTIPYRGSTRRLLDNVSGYCAPGTLTALMGESGAGKTTLLNTLAQRNVGIITGDMLVNGNHIDASFERRTGYVQQQDVHVKEMTVRESLQFAARMRRPQSVPEAEKMAYVEDIIEILDMEEYADALVGDVGYGLNVEQRKKVSIGVELAAKPDLLLFLDEPTSGLDSQSSWAIVQLMRRLAEAGQSILCTIHQPSATLFEQFDRLLLLKKGGQTVYFGPIGKNSRTLLNYFEGNGARKCEHTENPAEYILEAIGAGATASVKEDWHEIWTNSPQFNEANEEIENYLRDSKQNSPPADKNEKISKYATSYSYQFRYVLQRTATIFWRNSEYLIAKMMLYISAGLFIGFTFYNVGTSYRGLQNTMFAAFMALIVSAPAMNQIQARAIASRELFEVRESKSNTFHWIFLLLTQYLCEIPYHLVFSTLFFVAFYFPLRVHFAATYSGVFFLNYCIMFQLYLVGLGLMLLYAAPNLPSAGVLLSLCLSFLISFCGVVQPASLMPGFWTFMWKASPYTYFVQNAISLVLHKKPVRCKKNEMSYVNPPAGQTCGEYMSAFLKTAAGYINNPNDTENCGYCVFEVGDDYLSQISVKYSYLWRNFGFFWVYICFNIFAMAVLYYIFHVRSFSLKQTKLGKMIMGKMKKE comes from the coding sequence ATGAGCGCAGACGTGCAGGCTAAGTCCGGCGCAGAGCCAAGGTCGGGCGCAGCATCGAGCCGCAGCGAGGCGGAGCACGAGGCCGCGTACACAGGGCCCGGGACCAAGGAGGAATTCCAGGACGCGCGGCAGAGCGATGGCCAGGCGGCAAGAGACCACATTGTGCGCCTGATGGCACGCAGAACCAGCTCCGTCGGCGAAGAGGAGGACCTCGACCCAGAGGTTCTGTCGCGCGTGGAGACACTGGCGCGCACGCTTTCCAGCCACAGGATGCGGAACGGCGTGCTGCAGGTTGACCCCGATGACTTCGACGCAGAGGCTATCATCCGCGCGCACGTGCGCGGCAGCGAGGAGCAGGGCATCCACCTGCGTCGCGCAGGCGTAATCGGTGAGAACTTCACCGTAGTAGGCAAGGACTGCTCTTCAGTCGAGGCACAGACATTCGAAGATATACTGCTGTTGCCCCGGACCATCTTCCGTGGCATCCGCGAGGCTAAGAACCGCAAGACCAGAGACATTGTGAGAAATGCCAACATACTCGCACGGCCCGGGGAAATGATCCTGGTGCTCGGCAGACCCGGCGCTGGCTGCTCGTCCTTTTTAAAGACGGTCTCAGGTGAGGTTGACAACTTCGAAGAGGTGCGCGGAGAAATCAGCTACGACGGGATTTCCCAGAAGGAAATGATGgccaagttcaaaaccGACGTGATCTACAACGGCGAGACCGACGTGCACTTCCCGCACTTGACGGTCCAGCAAACACTCGACTTTGCGCTTTCGTGCACCACGCCGCAGAAGAGGCTGGACAACGCGTCCAGGTCCGAATACATCACCGCCATGCGCGAGCTCTACGGTACCATTTTCGGTCTGAGGCACACCTACAACACCAAGGTCGGAAACGACTTTGTCAGAGGTGTTTCTGGTGGTGAGCGTAAGCGTGTTTCCATCGCCGAAGCACTCGCTTCAAGGGGTTCTATCTACTGTTGGGACAACGCGACCAGAGGTCTTGACGCCTCCACTGCCTTGGAATTCGCCCAAGCCATCAGAATCATGACCAACCTCCAGAAGTCTGTCGCGTTCGTCACAATCTACCAGGCCAGTGAAAACATCTACGAATGTTTCGACAAAGTCACTGTCCTGTTTGATGGTAGACAGATCTATTACGGCCACGTAGAGGATGCCAAGGCAtacttcaagaaattggGTTTCTTGTGCCCAGCGAGACAGGCCTCCGCAGAGTTTCTCACAGCACTAACAGACCCCAACGGTCTCCATGAATACGTGCCAGGGTTTGAGAACAAAGTTCCCAGAACCGCAGATgagtttgagaagctgtGGCTAGAGTCTCAAGAATACCAGGACCTTCTCAAGGACATTGACAACtacaaaagagaaacagaagcagaaaaaacaaaggAACTCTTTTCAGCATCTCTGGCCCAAGAGAAATCCAAATTAAATCGCAAAAAGTCCAAATACACTGTATCTTTTGCCGAACAAGTCAAGCTTTGTACCAAGCGTGGCGTCCAAAGGATATACGGTGATAAAGCATACACCATCACCAACTTGATTGCCTCGATCATTCAAAGTTTGGTGTCTGGTTCCCTGTATTACAACTTACCCTCCGGTGTATCAGGCGCATTTTCAAGAGGTGGTGTCTTCTATTTCTCTATCTTGTATGTCTCCTTGATGGGGCTTGCAAAAATCAGTTTAGATGGCAGACCTGTCGTTCAGAAACACAAGTCATACTCTCTATACCATCCAGCGGCAGAAGCGCTTGCAACTTCACTTTCGGAATTTCCATTTAGATTTTTGAGTCAAACATGCTTCTACATTATCATCTACTTCCTTTCTGGCCTGACAAGAGAAGCGAACAGATTCTTCACCTCTTTCCTGTTCCTCATTTTATGTTCTGAGTCCATCAATGCCTTCTTTGAGTTGATTACAGCTTTCAGTTCATCGGTTGCTCAGGCTAATTCGATTGCAGGTACCAGTCTTATGGCGCTGGTTCTGTACTCAACCTACATGATCCAACTAGAGTCCATGCACCCCTGGTTCAAATGGATTTCATATTGTATTCCTATCAGATACACATTTGAAAGTATGCTGAATTCGGAGTTCCACGCCAGAAAGATGGACTGCACGGGAAGTATCATCCCCGCTGGTCCTGCTTACGCTAACGTAGCCACTGAAAACCAGGTTTGTGCTTTTGTGGGCTCGAAGCCGGGCCAAGATTACGTTAATGGCGATGATTACATTAAGGCCAATTATGGCTACAAGTATGATCATACCTGGAGAAACCTAGGATTTCTGTTCGCTTTCTTGGCGGTTTATGTCGCTTTAAAGTGTTTGATTACAGAATTGAACACTACATCGATGGGATCGGGCGATACATTAGTGTTCAAGAAGGGGGCAAAGAGAGTTAGTCCCTCGTCAGATGAGGAAAGTAGAGAGAAATCGCTCACTATGTCCGAggcgaagaaaaacttggACTCTAATGCCTCCACTAGCGGTAGCTCTGCCGAGGCTCTTCAGGGACTAAAAAGTACGGGAATCTTTATCTGGAGAAACGTTTGTTACACTATCCCTTACAGGGGTTCAACCCGTCGGCTGCTGGACAACGTGAGCGGTTACTGTGCGCCGGGGACATTAACAGCACTAATGGGTGAGTCAGGCGCGGGTAAAACAACCTTGTTGAATACTTTGGCTCAAAGGAACGTTGGTATCATCACAGGTGACATGCTTGTGAACGGTAATCACATTGACGCTAGTTTCGAAAGACGCACGGGTTATgttcagcagcaggatGTGCATGTCAAAGAGATGACAGTCAGAGAGTCTCTACAGTTTGCAGCTAGGATGCGTAGACCTCAGTCTGTCCCTGAAGCGGAGAAAATGGCATACGTCGAAGATATaattgaaattttggatATGGAGGAATACGCAGACGCGCTTGTCGGTGACGTTGGATACGGTCTCAATGTCGAGCAAAGAAAGAAGGTATCCATTGGTGTCGAGTTGGCCGCCAAGCCTGATTTACTGCTGTTCTTGGATGAGCCAACTTCCGGTCTTGATTCGCAGTCATCATGGGCTATTGTGCAATTGATGAGAAGACTAGCGGAAGCCGGTCAATCTATTCTATGCACAATCCACCAACCTTCTGCTACCCTTTTCGAGCAGTTTGACAGACTTCTATTGTTAAAGAAAGGCGGACAGACCGTATATTTTGGTCCTATCGGGAAAAACTCTCGTACCTTGCTAAATTACTTCGAGGGAAATGGCGCACGCAAATGTGAACACACAGAAAATCCTGCTGAGTACATCTTGGAAGCTATCGGTGCAGGTGCTACGGCATCCGTGAAGGAAGACTGGCATGAAATTTGGACAAACTCCCCTCAGTTCAACGAGGCtaatgaagaaattgaaaactATCTCAGAGactcaaaacaaaactccCCACCGGCCGATAAGAATGAGAAGATCTCCAAATATGCGACATCTTACTCTTATCAGTTCAGATatgtgcttcaaagaacaGCCACCATATTCTGGAGAAATTCTGAATATTTGATTGCTAAAATGATGCTTTACATTAGCGCTGGTTTGTTTATTGGTTTTACCTTCTACAATGTAGGAACAAGTTACCGTGGTCTGCAGAACACTATGTTTGCTGCTTTCATGGCTTTGATCGTGTCAGCACCAGCTATGAACCAAATTCAAGCTCGTGCTATTGCATCGCGTGAATTGTTTGAGGTCAGGGAGTCAAAATCGAACACATTCCACTGGATATTTTTGTTGCTTACCCAGTACCTGTGTGAGATCCCTTACCATCTCGTGTTCTCGACACTATTTTTCGTGGCGTTCTATTTCCCACTTAGGGTTCACTTTGCTGCAACCTATTCCGgcgttttcttcttgaactaCTGTATCATGTTCCAGCTCTATCTTGTGGGACTAGGTTTAATGCTGCTGTATGCTGCTCCAAACTTGCCTTCCGCTGGTGTTTTACTGAGTTTGTGTTTGTcctttttgatttctttCTGCGGTGTTGTACAACCTGCAAGTCTAATGCCGGGTTTTTGGACCTTTATGTGGAAAGCGTCTCCCTACACCTACTTTGTGCAAAACGCAATTAGTTTAGTTCTGCACAAGAAGCCAGTACGTTGCAAGAAAAACGAAATGTCATATGTCAACCCTCCTGCAGGACAAACTTGCGGAGAATATATGTCCGCGTTTTTGAAGACGGCTGCTGGTTATATCAACAACCCGAATGATACTGAAAACTGTGGATACTGTGTTTTCGAGGTTGGTGACGATTACCTGAGCCAGATTAGCGTCAAGTACAGCTACTTATGGAgaaattttggattttTCTGGGTGTACATTTGCTTCAATATCTTCGCGATGGCAGTTTTGTATTACATTTTCCATGtcagaagcttttcattgaaaCAGACAAAATTAGGGAAGATGATCATGGgcaagatgaagaaggagtGA
- the GAL10 gene encoding bifunctional UDP-glucose 4-epimerase/aldose 1-epimerase (similar to uniprot|P04397 Saccharomyces cerevisiae YBR019C GAL10 UDP-glucose-4-epimerase catalyzes the interconversion of UDP-galactose and UDP-D-glucose in galactose metabolism also catalyzes the conversion of alpha-D-glucose or alpha-D-galactose to their beta-anomers): MTGLKQDKDGWVLVTGGAGYIGSHAVAELIESGYRCIVVDNFSNSCYEPIARLKVLLETEIPFFKVDLTDADGLEKVFRKFKIDSVIHFAGLKAVGESTKIPLSYYYNNITGTLVLLDIMKKYGTEMLVFSSSATVYGDATRFPDMIPIPEECPTGPTNPYGKTKLAIEEILEDLHASEPEKWRFAVLRYFNPIGAHPSGLIGEDPLGIPNNLLPYMAQVAVKRREKLFVFGNNYSSRDGTPIRDYIHVVDLAKGHIAALKYLNEIKGGQGLCRAWNLGSGTGSTVLEVYKAFCHSCGIELPYEIVGRRAGDVLNLTAKPDRATRELKWTTNLKVSDACADLWKWTTKNPYGYQLLGVVDTFFNQPGEYESRLITLGRGSGFEVSLSNIGATIVDLRVDGKPVVLGLTSEAEYLDSSNPYLGATIGRYANRLRDGKFNVKGVDYLLDLNEQWSTVHSSSQSYHRRRFLGPLILNPMKHQYFAKYVLLDSNTQFPGEVLASVTYSLDVRAKELQIQYEGRLLNGDTTIMNLTNHSYFNLNVFQNASYNGTEIQLFSDQAVELDDAKCPSGRIVKVSGPSSFTLDECEPPFDTCFVTGTVPCIDTRANELKPVLKAQHPESGLKLIISTTEPSFQFYTGGPGILKGYGKKSGFCCEPGRFINAANVPEWKEAVTLESSAVYGSKTSYNFG, from the coding sequence ATGACAGGTCTAAAACAGGACAAAGATGGATGGGTCCTAGTAACAGGTGGCGCCGGTTACATTGGATCGCATGCGGTAGCTGAATTGATTGAAAGTGGCTATAGATGTATAGTCGTGGACAACTTTAGTAACTCATGCTACGAGCCGATCGCCAGGTTAAAAGTGCTGCTTGAAACTGAAATCCCTTTTTTTAAAGTCGACCTGACAGACGCAGACGGACTTGAGAAGGTGTTTCGAAAATTCAAGATTGATTCTGTTATTCACTTTGCAGGGCTTAAAGCAGTTGGAGAATCCACTAAAATACCTCTGAGTTACTATTACAATAACATTACAGGGACCTTGGTACTCCTAGATATTATGAAGAAGTACGGGACTGAGATGCTagtgttttcttcatcagcGACAGTATACGGTGACGCCACAAGGTTTCCGGATATGATTCCCATCCCAGAAGAATGCCCAACAGGTCCCACAAATCCCTACGGAAAAACCAAGCTAGCAATAGAAGAAATTTTAGAGGACCTACACGCTAGCGAACCAGAAAAATGGAGATTTGCAGTCCTTCGGTATTTCAACCCTATTGGAGCGCACCCTTCGGGTCTCATCGGTGAAGACCCCCTCGGCATTCCAAATAACTTGCTGCCATACATGGCTCAGGTGGCGgtaaaaagaagagaaaaactATTTGTCTTCGGTAACAACTATAGCTCACGCGACGGTACCCCAATAAGGGACTATATCCATGTGGTAGACTTGGCAAAAGGCCATATTGCCGCCTTGAAGTACCTTAATGAGATAAAAGGGGGACAGGGGCTGTGCCGTGCTTGGAATTTAGGATCTGGAACAGGATCAACAGTTCTCGAGGTTTATAAAGCGTTCTGCCACTCCTGTGGCATTGAACTACCTTATGAGATAGTGGGGCGTCGGGCGGGCGATGTTCTGAACCTCACTGCGAAGCCAGATAGAGCCACAAGGGAGCTGAAGTGGACCACAAATCTGAAAGTTTCAGATGCATGTGCAGATCTTTGGAAATGGACTACAAAAAATCCTTATGGGtatcagcttcttggtgttGTTGATACGTTTTTTAACCAACCAGGTGAGTACGAATCGCGCCTTATCACGCTCGGGAGAGGATCCGGGTTCGAAGTGTCACTCAGCAACATCGGGGCTACTATCGTTGATTTAAGAGTTGACGGGAAACCCGTTGTCCTGGGCCTAACCAGCGAGGCGGAATATCTTGACAGCTCTAATCCATATTTAGGGGCCACTATTGGCCGCTACGCAAACCGTTTGCGTGATGGCAAGTTTAATGTTAAGGGAGTTGATTACCTTCTAGATCTTAATGAACAGTGGTCAACAGTCCACAGCTCCTCACAGTCATACCATAGGCGTCGTTTTCTCGGTCCCTTGATCCTCAACCCTATGAAGCACCAGTATTTTGCTAAATACGTTCTTTTGGATTCTAATACCCAGTTTCCAGGAGAGGTTTTGGCCAGCGTGACATACAGCTTAGATGTCAGAGCAAAGGAGTTACAAATCCAATACGAAGGACGCCTTTTAAATGGCGATACCACCATCATGAACCTAACGAATCACAGCTACTTCAATCTTAATGTGTTTCAAAATGCTTCTTACAATGGCACAGAGATCCAACTATTCTCTGATCAagctgttgagcttgatgatgCTAAATGTCCATCCGGCCGTATTGTTAAGGTCTCAGGCCCTTCATCGTTCACTTTGGATGAATGCGAACCTCCGTTTGATACTTGTTTTGTTACTGGGACTGTTCCCTGCATCGATACTCGTGCAAATGAGCTTAAACCTGTCCTCAAAGCCCAGCACCCCGAGTCTGGACTCAAACTGATAATATCTACGACGGAGCCAAGTTTCCAATTTTACACTGGAGGACCTGGTATCCTGAAGGGCTACGGAAAGAAATCAGGGTTTTGCTGTGAGCCTGGAAGATTCATCAACGCTGCAAATGTTCCCGAGTGGAAAGAGGCAGTCACTCTCGAAAGCAGTGCGGTTTATGGCTCTAAAACATCGTACAATTTTGGCTGA
- the POA1 gene encoding ADP-ribose 1''-phosphate phosphatase (similar to uniprot|P38218 Saccharomyces cerevisiae YBR022W POA1 Phosphatase that is highly specific for ADP-ribose 1''-phosphate a tRNA splicing metabolite may have a role in regulation of tRNA splicing), with amino-acid sequence MGVSNVRYVRGNCLAASISHPRILIHSCNCNGSWGGGIAYQLGAKFPKAEGDYIELCEKFGSSLLGKFVLIPSYTDSTLLIGCLFTASFGGSQQGTGDSILSYTKQALEDMRIKIFSDTGSGGEIDSFSRKYIQRFKDKLKVPVADYKLEMPQINSGIFGVPWPKTEQLLAEQSSLSFTVYVL; translated from the coding sequence ATGGGCGTTTCAAATGTTCGTTATGTTAGAGGTAACTGCCTAGCTGCGTCCATCTCTCATCCAAGGATTTTGATTCATTCGTGTAACTGCAACGGGTCATGGGGCGGAGGAATAGCATACCAATTAGGGGCGaagtttccaaaagctgaaggGGACTACATTGAACTGTGCGAAAAGTTCGGGTCAAGCTTGCTGGGTAAGTTCGTTTTAATTCCAAGCTACACGGACTCAACGTTACTCATTGGCTGTCTCTTCACTGCATCGTTTGGTGGATCGCAACAGGGGACAGGTGATAGTATTCTAAGTTACACTAAGCAAGCACTAGAAGACATGCGCATTAAAATCTTTAGTGATACAGGCTCTGGCGGTGAAATCGACTCGTTTTCACGTAAGTATATTCAGAGATTTAAGGACAAGCTGAAGGTGCCTGTTGCGGATTACAAACTCGAAATGCCTCAAATTAACAGtggaatttttggagttCCCTGGCCCAAAACTGAACAGCTGCTGGCTGAGCAAAGTTCCCTTTCATTTACGGTTTACGTACTATGA
- the GAL7 gene encoding UDP-glucose:hexose-1-phosphate uridylyltransferase (similar to uniprot|P08431 Saccharomyces cerevisiae YBR018C GAL7 Galactose-1-phosphate uridyl transferase synthesizes glucose-1-phosphate and UDP-galactose from UDP-D-glucose and alpha-D-galactose-1-phosphate in the second step of galactose catabolism) translates to MTVNSGNFDFTDNSHRRFNPLTNSWVLVSPHRAKRPWMGQQEVPFSPNEPEFDAKCYLCPGNTRASGEINPQYPSTFIFPNDFPAVKLNQPNFIDDGKEMTLKDRFMRAQQVEGKCFVICFSPKHNLTIPRMKIGELKNVVDAWAKLYLELEAEARTKATPYKYLQIFENKGTAMGCSNLHPHGQAWCLSTIPDEVDKEFRSFAKYSKEHSSCLLGDYIALELEERDRIVLQNDSFLVVVPYWAVWPFETLLMSKQHLCSLADFNDQQKLELASIIKKLTTKYDNLFETSFPYSMGLHQAPLNAIQQANNSSWFHMHFYPPLLRSATVRKFLVGFELLGEPQRDLTAEQAAKRLADLEEEVHFTEIR, encoded by the coding sequence ATGACAGTTAATTCTGGTAATTTTGATTTTACAGACAACTCACACAGGAGATTTAATCCCTTAACGAATTCATGGGTGCTTGTATCGCCGCACAGAGCAAAGCGACCATGGATGGGCCAACAAGAGGTCCCGTTCAGTCCGAACGAGCCAGAGTTCGATGCTAAATGCTATTTATGCCCAGGTAATACGAGGGCCTCGGGTGAAATAAATCCTCAATATCCGTCAACCTTTATATTTCCCAACGACTTCCCTGCTGTGAAGCTGAACCAACCTAATTTTATTGATGATGGAAAAGAAATGACTCTCAAGGATAGATTCATGAGGGCGCAGCAAGTGGAGGGAAAGTGCTTCGTCATTTGTTTTAGCCCCAAACACAACTTAACTATTCCTCGTATGAAAATCGGCGAATTGAAAAACGTCGTTGATGCTTGGGCTAAACTTTATTTGGAactggaagcagaagctAGAACGAAGGCCACTCCATACAAATATTTGcaaatatttgaaaacaaaggaACTGCAATGGGGTGCTCGAACTTGCACCCACACGGTCAGGCGTGGTGTTTGAGCACCATTCCAGATGAGGTCGATAAAGAATTTAGGTCATTCGCCAAGTACTCGAAAGAGCACTCAAGTTGTTTGTTAGGGGATTATATTGcacttgaacttgaagagcgCGACAGGATTGTCTTGCAAAACGATTCGTTCCTAGTCGTGGTCCCGTATTGGGCTGTTTGGCCTTTCGAGACGCTATTAATGAGTAAGCAGCATCTGTGCTCTCTCGCAGATTTTAATGATCAGCAGAAATTGGAGTTAGCTTCAATAATTAAGAAATTGACAACAAAATATGACAATCTGTTCGAAACTAGTTTTCCGTACTCAATGGGCTTACACCAGGCTCCGTTAAATGCAATACAGCAAGCGAACAACAGTTCTTGGTTCCACATGCATTTTTATCCTCCCCTCCTGAGGTCCGCAACTGTGCGGAAGTTCCTGGTTGGTTTCGAGTTGTTGGGGGAGCCACAGAGGGACCTAACCGCAGAACAAGCCGCCAAACGTCTCGCAGatctggaagaagaagtacATTTTACTGAGATCCGGTGA